A stretch of the Corylus avellana chromosome ca6, CavTom2PMs-1.0 genome encodes the following:
- the LOC132183993 gene encoding uncharacterized protein LOC132183993 isoform X1: MGCLVSTPKDTGGNRRRPGNIGEVSVYVPGFRIPKPVDFFQSLGDHLTKNLLERLVALRTRIVVMAGQEAPTVTRTRRKTQHGGSTLADLQQALEDYLPVLLGLVKDGSQLQYKVQFVWVNQEDDAEETAMSNAWYEVLSVLHLMAMLSLSQANLLLLPRTSGDGYQSKVSEENRRASVDIFLRAAGYLDCAVRHVLPQLPAELRRNLPVDLAEGVLRALCLQALGQGVDIQLGMAIDSTKATLAVKRRLACEMVKYWQQAQDNIMNLPLANGWGEKHRYLVKWKYVEAKAAAYYYHGLILDEGNTEKFHGMAVAALQAADEYFKESRKACEAFNAALPLSRYPPLWGTMKYLSEKIPKDTSSKVRINRDLYSYERIMETAPTLPDFALALKPDEYQLPPVDTSWNEEKINGGQTGSNQLKGDRR; this comes from the exons ATGGGATGCCTGGTATCAACACCGAAGGATACTGGTGGAAATAGAAGGAGGCCAGGAAACATTGGGGAAGTTTCTGTATATGTTCCTGGTTTTCGGATTCCTAAACCTGTTGATTTCTTCCAGTCACTTGGTGATCACTTGACCAAGAATTTATTGGAACGCCTAGTTGCCCTAAGAACTCGTATTGTTGTAATGGCTGGTCAAGAAGCTCCAACAGTCACAAGAACGAGGAGAAAAACCCAACATG GAGGTTCAACCTTAGCTGATCTTCAGCAGGCTCTAGAAGATTACTTGCCCGTTCTTTTAGGACTAGTTAAAGATG GAAGTCAGCTACAATACAAGGTACAATTTGTATGGGTGAATCAGGAGGATGATGCAGAG GAAACAGCCATGTCTAATGCTTGGTATGAGGTGTTGTCAGTTTTGCATTTGATGGCAATGCTATCATTATCACAGGCCAACTTATTACTTCTTCCCAGAACATCTGGTGATGGTTATCAGTCAAAGGTATCAGAAG AGAATAGACGTGCTTCAGTTGATATTTTCTTGAGGGCAGCAGGATACCTAGATTGTGCTGTTCGACATGTTCTCCCACAGTTGCCTGCTGAACTCAG GAGAAATCTTCCAGTAGACCTAGCAGAAGGAGTTCTTCGAGCACTTTGCCTACAAGCATTGGGACAG GGTGTTGACATTCAACTTGGAATGGCAATTGATAGTACCAAAGCTACTCTTGCAGTAAAGCGAAGACTTGCATGTGAAATGGTGAAGTACTGGCAGCAG GCTCAAGATAACATAATGAACCTTCCACTAGCAAATGGTTGGGGGGAAAAGCATCGATACTTAGTGAAGTGGAAATATGTCGAAGCAAAG GCTGCAGCATATTATTATCATGGTTTGATCCTTGATGAGGGAAACACAGAAAAATTCCATGGGATGGCTGTAGCCGCTTTGCAAGCGGCCGACGAGTATTTCAAAGAAAGTAGGAAGGCTTGCGAGGCATTTAATGCAGCTCTTCCTCTGTCAAG ATATCCGCCACTCTGGGGAACCATGAAGTATCTCTCTGAGAAAATTCCAAAAGATACGTCAAGCAAGGTTCGGATAAACCGTGATCTGTACTCTTATGAAAG AATCATGGAAACAGCACCAACATTGCCCGACTTTGCATTGGCCCTGAAACCCGATGAATATCAACTTCCTCCAGTGGACACCTCTTGGAACGAGGAGAAGATTAATGGAGGGCAAACTGGCAGCAACCAGCTCAAGGGTGACAGGAGATGA
- the LOC132183993 gene encoding uncharacterized protein LOC132183993 isoform X2, translating into MGCLVSTPKDTGGNRRRPGNIGEVSVYVPGFRIPKPVDFFQSLGDHLTKNLLERLVALRTRIVVMAGQEAPTVTRTRRKTQHGGSTLADLQQALEDYLPVLLGLVKDGSQLQYKETAMSNAWYEVLSVLHLMAMLSLSQANLLLLPRTSGDGYQSKVSEENRRASVDIFLRAAGYLDCAVRHVLPQLPAELRRNLPVDLAEGVLRALCLQALGQGVDIQLGMAIDSTKATLAVKRRLACEMVKYWQQAQDNIMNLPLANGWGEKHRYLVKWKYVEAKAAAYYYHGLILDEGNTEKFHGMAVAALQAADEYFKESRKACEAFNAALPLSRYPPLWGTMKYLSEKIPKDTSSKVRINRDLYSYERIMETAPTLPDFALALKPDEYQLPPVDTSWNEEKINGGQTGSNQLKGDRR; encoded by the exons ATGGGATGCCTGGTATCAACACCGAAGGATACTGGTGGAAATAGAAGGAGGCCAGGAAACATTGGGGAAGTTTCTGTATATGTTCCTGGTTTTCGGATTCCTAAACCTGTTGATTTCTTCCAGTCACTTGGTGATCACTTGACCAAGAATTTATTGGAACGCCTAGTTGCCCTAAGAACTCGTATTGTTGTAATGGCTGGTCAAGAAGCTCCAACAGTCACAAGAACGAGGAGAAAAACCCAACATG GAGGTTCAACCTTAGCTGATCTTCAGCAGGCTCTAGAAGATTACTTGCCCGTTCTTTTAGGACTAGTTAAAGATG GAAGTCAGCTACAATACAAG GAAACAGCCATGTCTAATGCTTGGTATGAGGTGTTGTCAGTTTTGCATTTGATGGCAATGCTATCATTATCACAGGCCAACTTATTACTTCTTCCCAGAACATCTGGTGATGGTTATCAGTCAAAGGTATCAGAAG AGAATAGACGTGCTTCAGTTGATATTTTCTTGAGGGCAGCAGGATACCTAGATTGTGCTGTTCGACATGTTCTCCCACAGTTGCCTGCTGAACTCAG GAGAAATCTTCCAGTAGACCTAGCAGAAGGAGTTCTTCGAGCACTTTGCCTACAAGCATTGGGACAG GGTGTTGACATTCAACTTGGAATGGCAATTGATAGTACCAAAGCTACTCTTGCAGTAAAGCGAAGACTTGCATGTGAAATGGTGAAGTACTGGCAGCAG GCTCAAGATAACATAATGAACCTTCCACTAGCAAATGGTTGGGGGGAAAAGCATCGATACTTAGTGAAGTGGAAATATGTCGAAGCAAAG GCTGCAGCATATTATTATCATGGTTTGATCCTTGATGAGGGAAACACAGAAAAATTCCATGGGATGGCTGTAGCCGCTTTGCAAGCGGCCGACGAGTATTTCAAAGAAAGTAGGAAGGCTTGCGAGGCATTTAATGCAGCTCTTCCTCTGTCAAG ATATCCGCCACTCTGGGGAACCATGAAGTATCTCTCTGAGAAAATTCCAAAAGATACGTCAAGCAAGGTTCGGATAAACCGTGATCTGTACTCTTATGAAAG AATCATGGAAACAGCACCAACATTGCCCGACTTTGCATTGGCCCTGAAACCCGATGAATATCAACTTCCTCCAGTGGACACCTCTTGGAACGAGGAGAAGATTAATGGAGGGCAAACTGGCAGCAACCAGCTCAAGGGTGACAGGAGATGA